The following proteins are encoded in a genomic region of Candidatus Leptovillus gracilis:
- a CDS encoding NADH-quinone oxidoreductase subunit H translates to MESVINVAALLVFPGGLFVIVTGLFYQWIDRKIIARLQNRLGPRWFQPFADTVKSLAKEEVVPDHVNPFLFVALPIAALAGALTAALYVPMAGLRPAFSFPGDLIVTVYMLSLLTLCTGLAGANTRDRFSLVGATRALTQLFAYEAPFLLALLGPAIVAGSWQISEITAYAQAHTWMLVMQPIGFIVALIGLMGKLELPPFDSPEAETEIVAGAMTEYSGRGLAVFHLGQAVELVIGLTLITSFYMGGFSNPLEFLLKTIGVLVVLAGLQSLMTRLRIDQTVGMWWRYGALLVLAQWLVLFVVELLYT, encoded by the coding sequence ATGGAAAGCGTCATAAACGTAGCTGCCCTGCTTGTCTTTCCTGGGGGATTATTTGTCATTGTCACCGGTCTGTTTTACCAGTGGATTGACCGGAAAATCATCGCCCGGCTGCAAAACCGGTTGGGACCCCGCTGGTTCCAACCCTTTGCCGACACGGTAAAATCGTTGGCGAAAGAAGAAGTTGTGCCCGACCATGTAAACCCTTTTTTGTTTGTGGCTTTGCCCATCGCCGCTCTGGCCGGGGCGTTAACGGCCGCGCTCTACGTGCCCATGGCCGGTCTGCGGCCGGCGTTTAGCTTCCCCGGCGACCTCATCGTCACCGTTTACATGCTCAGTCTGCTGACGCTTTGCACTGGCCTGGCCGGGGCCAATACCCGTGACCGGTTCTCCCTGGTGGGGGCGACACGGGCCTTAACCCAGCTGTTTGCCTACGAAGCCCCCTTCCTGCTGGCTTTGCTTGGGCCGGCCATCGTGGCCGGAAGCTGGCAGATCAGCGAGATTACGGCATACGCGCAAGCCCATACCTGGATGTTGGTGATGCAGCCTATCGGTTTCATCGTGGCGCTGATTGGCTTGATGGGCAAGTTGGAACTGCCGCCCTTCGATTCACCGGAAGCGGAGACGGAAATTGTGGCCGGGGCGATGACCGAATACAGCGGCCGGGGTCTGGCTGTTTTTCACCTGGGGCAGGCCGTGGAATTGGTGATTGGTCTGACGCTGATTACCTCTTTTTACATGGGCGGCTTTAGCAACCCGTTAGAATTTTTGCTGAAAACGATTGGCGTGCTGGTGGTGTTGGCCGGGCTGCAATCGCTGATGACCCGCCTGCGGATTGACCAGACGGTGGGCATGTGGTGGCGCTATGGCGCTCTGCTGGTCCTGGCGCAGTGGTTGGTCTTGTTTGTCGTTGAGCTGCTGTATACCTGA
- a CDS encoding nickel-dependent hydrogenase large subunit has protein sequence MTAVTTPKKEKFIVPIGPQHPALKEPGHFEFAVDGEVVTDATVRLGYVHRGIEKGAENRNWTQNLYLVERICGICSHIHALTYALGVEALAEVEAPPRAQAIRVLVAELERVHSHLLWFGIAAHEAGFDTLFMYSWRDRETIMDILEALTGNRVNYSANLLGGVKFDVTDAQRAIILEGINFLEERTHHYLNVATSDGMFLQRTRGIGVTRLQDAQRLGIVGPTARASGVMRDVRVDAPYAAYDAFPINIVIETSGDLEARFVVRLKELFESFRLIREILDNLPPGDLQVKRFPRRIKPGEVISRVEAPRGEVFYYIRSNGSEQPDRVKVRTPTLCNMASVLSLSIGHHLADVPMLLVGIDPCFSCNDRGVVVCSSEGSHDQWTWERLRQYGIEYYAKKV, from the coding sequence ATGACGGCCGTTACCACACCTAAAAAAGAAAAATTCATCGTCCCCATTGGTCCGCAGCATCCGGCGCTCAAAGAACCGGGCCACTTTGAATTTGCTGTAGATGGCGAAGTTGTCACCGACGCCACCGTGCGCCTGGGCTACGTCCATCGCGGCATCGAAAAAGGAGCCGAAAACCGCAACTGGACGCAAAACCTTTACCTGGTCGAGCGGATTTGTGGCATCTGTTCCCACATCCACGCCCTTACCTACGCCCTCGGCGTGGAGGCCCTGGCCGAAGTCGAAGCGCCGCCGCGCGCCCAGGCTATCCGCGTGCTGGTTGCCGAATTGGAGCGTGTCCACAGCCACCTGCTCTGGTTTGGCATCGCCGCCCACGAAGCCGGGTTCGACACCCTGTTCATGTACTCCTGGCGCGACCGCGAAACCATCATGGACATTCTGGAAGCGCTAACCGGCAACCGGGTCAATTACTCGGCCAACCTGCTTGGCGGCGTCAAATTCGACGTCACCGACGCGCAGCGCGCTATCATCCTCGAAGGCATCAATTTTCTGGAAGAACGCACCCACCATTATCTCAACGTCGCCACCAGTGATGGCATGTTCTTACAGCGCACCCGCGGCATCGGCGTCACCCGGCTGCAAGACGCGCAGCGATTGGGCATTGTCGGGCCAACCGCCCGCGCCTCCGGCGTGATGCGCGATGTGCGCGTGGACGCCCCCTATGCCGCCTACGACGCCTTTCCCATCAACATCGTCATCGAAACCAGCGGCGACCTGGAAGCCCGCTTTGTCGTCCGCCTGAAAGAGTTGTTTGAGAGTTTTCGGCTCATTCGGGAAATTTTAGACAACTTGCCGCCTGGCGATCTGCAAGTCAAGCGTTTTCCACGGCGCATCAAGCCCGGCGAGGTCATCAGCCGCGTCGAAGCGCCGCGCGGTGAAGTGTTTTATTACATTCGCAGCAACGGCTCCGAGCAGCCAGACCGGGTAAAAGTCCGCACGCCAACCCTATGCAACATGGCCTCCGTCCTCTCCCTATCCATCGGCCACCACCTGGCCGACGTGCCGATGCTGCTGGTGGGCATTGACCCGTGCTTCTCCTGCAATGATCGCGGCGTGGTGGTTTGCTCGTCCGAAGGCAGCCACGACCAATGGACCTGGGAGCGTCTGCGCCAATATGGCATTGAGTATTACGCGAAGAAGGTGTAA
- a CDS encoding NADH-quinone oxidoreductase subunit C, with protein sequence MMQSEIHDAVQAQVTMALLAAQKLLAPWATQAAEARHMRVAGNGRADSLTLTIQPDQLLAAVQSLINAGWGYLITITGLDLGPEAGEIEVLYHFAAGAAVVTLCVKVKRETAVVPSVCPIIPSASFFERELSEMLGVTVQNTPNTDRLFLPDNWPAGVYPLRKEFKTEGPQPSDS encoded by the coding sequence ATGATGCAATCTGAGATTCACGATGCGGTGCAGGCGCAGGTGACGATGGCGCTGCTGGCGGCGCAAAAGCTGTTAGCCCCGTGGGCGACGCAGGCGGCCGAAGCACGACATATGCGGGTAGCCGGCAACGGCCGTGCCGATTCCCTCACCCTCACTATCCAGCCCGACCAACTGCTGGCCGCCGTCCAGAGTTTGATAAACGCCGGTTGGGGCTACCTGATCACCATCACCGGGCTGGATTTGGGGCCGGAGGCCGGGGAAATTGAGGTCTTGTATCATTTTGCGGCTGGCGCGGCCGTGGTGACATTGTGCGTGAAGGTGAAGCGAGAGACGGCCGTTGTGCCCAGCGTTTGCCCCATCATCCCTTCGGCCAGCTTCTTCGAGCGCGAACTCAGCGAAATGTTGGGCGTTACCGTGCAAAACACGCCCAACACCGACCGCCTCTTTCTGCCCGACAACTGGCCGGCCGGCGTTTATCCGCTGCGCAAGGAATTTAAAACCGAAGGCCCACAACCCAGCGACTCTTGA
- a CDS encoding NADH-quinone oxidoreductase subunit B family protein translates to MTNFNLTDEWDNILIKLRKWARVNSPWAIHYNSGSCNGCDIEILATLTPRYDVERLGVKLQGSPRHADVLICTGPVTLQSRDRLRLIYEQMPDPKFVVAVGSCAISGGVFQGCYNVVGHIDEVIPVDAYIPGCPPRPEAIIDGLVKLLTMIKQGVPPETVAVPQLATEVHDAI, encoded by the coding sequence ATGACGAACTTTAATCTGACCGATGAATGGGACAACATTTTAATCAAGCTCAGAAAATGGGCGCGGGTGAACTCGCCCTGGGCCATTCATTACAACAGCGGCTCGTGCAATGGCTGCGATATTGAGATTTTAGCCACGCTGACGCCGCGTTATGACGTGGAACGACTAGGCGTGAAGTTGCAAGGCAGCCCACGCCACGCCGATGTGTTGATCTGCACCGGGCCGGTGACGCTGCAATCACGAGACCGGCTGCGGCTGATCTACGAACAGATGCCCGACCCCAAGTTTGTGGTGGCGGTGGGTTCGTGCGCCATTTCCGGCGGCGTATTCCAGGGCTGCTACAACGTAGTGGGGCACATTGACGAGGTGATTCCGGTGGATGCTTATATTCCGGGTTGCCCACCCCGCCCTGAAGCAATTATTGATGGGCTGGTGAAGCTGTTGACGATGATTAAGCAAGGCGTCCCGCCAGAAACCGTCGCTGTGCCGCAGTTGGCAACGGAGGTACATGATGCAATCTGA